In Planctomycetota bacterium, the genomic window AGTTGCCCCGGCTGCTCGAAACGCTCACCCGCTCGCATGAGCAGTACCTCCGCAAGCTCGCAGAAGTGCAGCAGCACCGCCCCGCCGCGCCGCCCGCATCGCAGGAAGCGCCCCCGGACGCACCCCCGGAAGCGCCCCCGGCGGCGCCCGATGCGGATGACCCATCTGACGAAGACCGCGGCGATGACCCGCAGTGATGGACCGCCCGCCACCGGCCGATCAGGGAGTGACCCCTCATGCCGATCCCACGCCTCAAACTCGAGCAGACCGTTCTGCTGGTCGTCGACTTTCAGGAGCGCCTTCTGCCGCAGATCGACGGCGGCGAATCGGTCGTCGCGTCGGCGGCGAAGCTCATCGCCGGGTGCGCGGCCCTGAAACTGCCGATCATCGTGACGGAGCAGAATCCTCAGAAGCTGGGCCCGACGGTGGGGGCGATCGCCGAAGCGCTGCCGCGCGGGACGCCGATCGAGGCGAAGATGAAGTTCTCGGCGTGGATCGAGCCGGTGCGGAAACATGTGTCGGAGCTGAATCGCTGGACGGTGCTGATTTGCGGGATCGAGACGCATGTCTGCGTGATGCAGACGGCGCTGGACCTGGCGGCGGCGGGGTATGTCGCGGCCGTGGCGACGGATGCGATCGGTTCACGCCGTGTGGGCGATCATCAGGCGGGATTGGCGCGGATGAACACGGCCCATGTGCTGCCGGTCAGTGTGGAGATGGCGCTGCTTGAGATGGTGCACGAAGCAGGGACGGATCGGTTCCGGAGCGTGCTGCCGATTGTGCGATAGTCGTTTTTGAGCGGCAGGACAAGGTGGGGGAGTTGCGGAGCGGGTGAAAATAGGGTTAACTGGTCACTCGTTCAAGGACTCATATTGTCACTGGAGACAGCAATGCAAGAATACGAACAGCTCAAGGCGCTCGTGGAGGCGGCCGCGGAAGACATCGCCAAGGCCGAGGGCGGCAACAAGGCGGCCGGGACCCGCGTGCGTAAATCCATGCAGGACATCAAGGCGGCGGCTCAGGCGGTCCGCGTGAAAGTCCTGGAAATGCGGGACTCGAGTCAGGGCTGAACCTGACTTTATTCCGGGGGCCCGGTGCGGCGGAGC contains:
- a CDS encoding isochorismatase family protein, encoding MPIPRLKLEQTVLLVVDFQERLLPQIDGGESVVASAAKLIAGCAALKLPIIVTEQNPQKLGPTVGAIAEALPRGTPIEAKMKFSAWIEPVRKHVSELNRWTVLICGIETHVCVMQTALDLAAAGYVAAVATDAIGSRRVGDHQAGLARMNTAHVLPVSVEMALLEMVHEAGTDRFRSVLPIVR
- a CDS encoding histone H1; translated protein: MQEYEQLKALVEAAAEDIAKAEGGNKAAGTRVRKSMQDIKAAAQAVRVKVLEMRDSSQG